A genomic window from Artemia franciscana chromosome 14, ASM3288406v1, whole genome shotgun sequence includes:
- the LOC136035753 gene encoding uncharacterized protein LOC136035753: protein MEFEIAHVLKNIKDGANEQDVKTPGEGEAITNIQYSEDVDEGRNNVSQSITKDSNLKDDSLNDVKADANDVCKETVEMTKAQNSSEQDLKFLGEGVAITNIKHSEGFNFSRGRGRGSRGSGIYTQSNTEFEEDTIANNTADRRSYSSRGRGRRSSYEKNRGNISYTPSNTQTKANNFVNRGRGMPNSSRGRERKSSYEMNGGDASYTSIHTDTKDNNFADRGRGRPYPRRERGRISSGYEMNGGNISYAPSNAHTKANNFADRGRGMPNSSRGRERRSSYEMNGGNVSYTPIHTDTKDNNFSDGGRGRPCSGGRRGRSSSYEMNGGNLSNIPSSTDTKANNFVDRGRGRPYSRTGRGRRGSYEINGGNVSSTPSNTYIKANNFADRGRGRPYSSRGRQRSNGYEMNGGNASYNPINTVTKDKNFADRGRGRPYFSRRRERTSSYEMNVGNASYTPHNTDAKANNFADRGRGRPYSSRGRGRRSSYDINYDIYNFAYLGEGHILAEEEGEKVVMK from the coding sequence ATGGAATTTGAAATAGcccatgttttgaaaaatatcaaagacGGTGCCAATGAACAGGATGTTAAAACTCCTGGAGAAGGAGAAGCAATAACTAATATACAATACTCTGAGGATGTTGACGAAGGACGCAACAACGTAAGCCAGTCCATAACAAAAGATAGTAATTTGAAGGATGATAGTCTGAACGATGTCAAAGCCGATGCCAATGATGTTTGTAAAGAAACAGTAGAAATGACAAAGGCACAAAATTCCAGTGAAcaggatttaaaatttcttggaGAAGGAGTAGCAATAACTAATATAAAACATTCTGAGGGTTTCAATTTTAGCAGAGGAAGAGGGAGAGGAAGCAGAGGGAGTGGAATTTACACTCAAAGTAATACTGAATTCGAGGAAGATACGATAGCCAATAATACTGCTGATAGAAGGTCATATTCTAGCAGAGGAAGAGGGAGACGAAGTAGTTATGAGAAGAACAGAGGCAATATAAGCTACACTCCAAGTAATACGCAGACAAAAGCCaataattttgtaaatagaGGCAGAGGAATGCCAAATTCTAGCagaggaagagagagaaaaagtaGTTATGAGATGAACGGAGGCGATGCAAGCTACACTTCAATTCATACTGATACCAAAGACAATAATTTTGCTGATAGAGGTAGAGGAAGGCCGTATCCTAGAAGAGAAAGAGGGAGGATAAGTAGTGGTTATGAGATGAATGGAGGCAATATAAGCTACGCTCCAAGTAATGCACATACAAAAGCCAATAACTTTGCAGATAGAGGCAGAGGAATGCCGAATTCTAGCAGAGGAAGAGAGAGAAGAAGTAGTTATGAGATGAACGGAGGCAATGTAAGCTACACTCCAATTCATACTGATACCAAAGACAATAATTTTTCAGATGGAGGCAGAGGAAGGCCATGTTCAGGCGGAAGAAGAggtagaagtagtagttatGAGATGAATGGAGGCAATTTAAGCAATATTCCAAGTAGTACTGATACCAAAGCCAATAATTTTGTAGACAGAGGCAGAGGAAGGCCATATTCTAGGACAGGAAGAGGGAGAAGAGGTAGTTATGAGATAAACGGAGGCAATGTAAGCTCCACTCCAAGTAATACGTATATCAAAGCCAACAATTTTGCAGATAGAGGCAGAGGAAGGCCATATTCTAGCAGAGGAAGACAGAGAAGCAATGGTTATGAGATGAACGGAGGTAATGCAAGCTACAATCCAATTAATACTGTTACcaaagacaaaaattttgcaGATAGAGGCAGAGGAAGGCCATATTTTAGCAGAAGAAGAGAGAGAACAAGTAGTTACGAGATGAACGTAGGCAATGCAAGCTACACTCCACACAATACTGATGCCAAAGCCAATAATTTTGCAGATAGAGGCAGAGGAAGGCCATATTCTAGCAGAGGAAGAGGGAGAAGAAGTAGTTATGATATTAATTATGATATCTataattttgcatatttagGGGAAGGTCATATTCTAGCAGAGGAAGAGGGAGAAAAAGTAGTTATGAAATGA